In the genome of Coraliomargarita algicola, one region contains:
- a CDS encoding hybrid sensor histidine kinase/response regulator translates to MTESTGEHSISIELETLLKSTPFPMWVAAPNGQVTRINKPMRKALNLADGENIEHYNVLEDEDLERAGFLPKVKSVFEQHTSIRFGTPWSPSRTPVGTDQPEILTIYIDVVMFPILDLAGTLQCVVCQWTETADQALTQQRTERLSHLLKEICTINKLIARENDLNSLITQCCDLLIQNYQCKRAWCALKGASEEVAFFYEAAANGLPLHVSERVSQHEMPACYQMIAQSTQDLVKYSPGEPAPACCLFPNDCDNLLRITVKLSNHNKDYGIFAIATPTSALSETEEISFVEEICNDLSQAIHRIELQDQQKNAYLEMERAKVLAESANKAKSEFLAVMSHEMRTPLNPIMGYTAMLLEDSQGENAEMLQTILSESERMLTLVNQVLEYSRLNRGHIKPKKSPTRLLETCQDRLNQAQLNAPHLQLHFQNGDAHLQPINEDLRVQTDAHMLKSLINILLENACKYTQEGTVQLTIGQKTQANDEYQFIIQDTGIGIDEALLQKLFKPFSQVDASYKRNYPGIGLGLATCHKLVNIMGGRIDATSREGEGSCFTVTLPLQPIAEAKVENRFQELDRGLNILVVEDEFTNAQLMERTLSLFGCQSTIAANGQIAVQLAQENKYDLILMDLSMPLLDGFDATKEIKSTPTNRQTPVIALTANVESSTEQRCLDYGMSDFITKPINLQLFREKIARYIA, encoded by the coding sequence ATGACTGAGAGCACTGGCGAGCACTCAATCAGCATCGAGCTGGAGACTTTACTAAAAAGCACGCCCTTTCCGATGTGGGTCGCCGCTCCTAATGGTCAGGTCACCCGCATAAATAAGCCGATGCGAAAGGCTTTAAACTTAGCCGATGGCGAAAATATCGAGCATTACAATGTGTTGGAAGATGAAGACCTCGAGCGAGCTGGTTTTCTACCCAAAGTTAAGTCCGTTTTCGAGCAACACACGTCGATTCGCTTTGGCACCCCATGGAGTCCAAGCAGAACTCCGGTAGGCACCGATCAACCGGAAATATTAACCATTTACATCGACGTCGTCATGTTCCCCATCCTGGACCTAGCGGGCACACTGCAATGTGTCGTTTGCCAATGGACGGAGACAGCCGATCAGGCCCTGACCCAACAACGCACCGAACGACTCAGCCACCTGCTCAAAGAAATTTGCACCATCAATAAGCTGATCGCCCGTGAAAATGATCTGAACTCACTCATCACCCAATGTTGCGACCTACTGATTCAAAACTATCAATGCAAGCGGGCATGGTGTGCCCTCAAAGGTGCATCCGAAGAAGTTGCTTTCTTTTATGAGGCAGCCGCCAATGGACTCCCCCTTCATGTGAGCGAGCGAGTCTCCCAGCATGAGATGCCCGCATGCTACCAAATGATCGCACAAAGCACTCAAGACCTAGTCAAATACTCGCCTGGCGAACCCGCCCCCGCATGCTGCTTATTCCCCAACGACTGCGACAACTTACTACGCATCACGGTCAAATTATCCAATCACAATAAGGATTATGGCATATTCGCCATCGCCACCCCCACAAGCGCACTGTCCGAAACGGAAGAAATCTCATTTGTCGAAGAAATCTGCAACGATCTGAGCCAAGCCATACATCGTATCGAACTACAAGATCAGCAAAAAAACGCCTACCTTGAAATGGAACGGGCCAAAGTACTCGCAGAGAGCGCCAATAAGGCAAAAAGCGAATTTTTGGCAGTCATGAGCCACGAAATGCGCACCCCATTGAACCCGATAATGGGATATACCGCGATGCTCCTGGAAGACTCCCAAGGTGAAAACGCTGAAATGCTCCAAACCATACTCAGCGAGAGCGAGAGAATGTTAACCCTCGTCAACCAAGTATTAGAGTATTCACGTCTCAACCGTGGTCATATTAAACCGAAAAAGTCACCGACCCGATTACTCGAAACCTGCCAGGATCGACTAAATCAAGCTCAACTCAACGCTCCGCACCTCCAATTACACTTCCAGAATGGTGACGCACATTTACAGCCCATAAACGAAGACCTACGCGTGCAGACCGACGCTCATATGCTCAAGAGCTTGATCAACATACTATTGGAAAACGCCTGTAAATATACGCAAGAAGGCACAGTCCAGCTCACGATTGGCCAAAAAACACAGGCAAACGACGAATATCAATTCATCATCCAAGACACGGGAATCGGGATCGATGAAGCCCTGCTCCAGAAACTCTTCAAACCATTCTCCCAAGTCGACGCATCCTATAAACGCAACTACCCAGGGATCGGCCTTGGGCTGGCAACCTGCCATAAGCTTGTCAATATCATGGGTGGCCGGATCGATGCCACCAGCCGCGAAGGCGAAGGCAGCTGCTTTACCGTCACCCTCCCCTTACAACCCATCGCAGAAGCAAAAGTCGAAAACAGATTCCAAGAGCTAGATCGCGGTCTAAACATTCTGGTCGTCGAAGATGAGTTTACAAATGCCCAACTGATGGAACGCACACTCTCTTTATTCGGCTGCCAGTCAACGATCGCAGCCAATGGGCAAATTGCGGTCCAACTCGCACAGGAAAATAAGTATGATCTCATACTCATGGACCTGAGCATGCCCTTACTTGACGGTTTCGACGCGACCAAAGAAATAAAATCAACCCCGACCAACCGTCAAACACCCGTCATTGCGCTCACCGCAAATGTGGAAAGTTCCACCGAACAACGCTGCTTAGACTACGGCATGTCTGATTTTATCACAAAGCCGATCAACCTCCAATTATTCCGCGAAAAGATCGCGCGCTACATCGCTTAG
- a CDS encoding DUF1294 domain-containing protein: MKRHIPILVCGILPLVGLYKLSANIDWQFILGYWLFISVTTFVSYWQDKRRAQKGLWRIPEKSLHSFELLGGWPAAYLAQQLFRHKTSKRSFRIAFWCIVGFYQFLALEWITDWRVSRWLISLV; encoded by the coding sequence ATGAAGCGCCACATTCCTATACTCGTTTGCGGCATCCTCCCTTTAGTGGGACTTTATAAACTATCCGCCAATATCGACTGGCAATTCATCCTCGGCTACTGGCTGTTCATCTCAGTGACCACCTTTGTCAGCTACTGGCAAGACAAACGCAGAGCACAGAAAGGCCTCTGGCGCATCCCAGAAAAAAGTCTACATAGCTTCGAGCTGCTCGGTGGCTGGCCAGCGGCCTATCTCGCGCAGCAACTCTTTCGCCATAAGACCAGCAAACGCAGCTTCCGTATCGCCTTCTGGTGCATCGTCGGATTTTACCAATTCCTAGCATTGGAATGGATCACCGATTGGCGCGTAAGCCGTTGGCTCATCTCCTTAGTATAG